ACTCCTGGATTAAAATCATTCAGAAGCGATTGATGAATCGGTCCTTTTACAAGTTCATCTATAATTGCTGCATAATCATTTTCTTTCCCTTCTACAACGCGTCTTGTTACCGGTACGTAATATTGCTGCTTATTATTATTTTGCGCCATAAAGTAAAGTGTAACCGGTTTTGTATGCGTTACATCTGCTACTTGTTCATCATCAAAGTTAATTCCATTCGCACGACTTACACCTTCACCAAGCGGTGTACCCGCAACAGGCATCTTCGCTAACTTTTCACCATTTATTTGGAACTGCACTTGTTTTATTTCTGTAAATTGAGTCAAAGTCCACGCTACTGATTCAACAATTTGACGCTCTTCTTCCTTTGAATAATTTTTCATTTCTTTAGAGAAATCAATTACCGCTGTCCCATCTTTTTTCAAATCCAAGGTCATCGTCGTATTCGCTGGAAGGACTGCTCGAAATCCATTCGGCAATAAATTTGTGACTGGTCCATCTTTCACAAGATACTCTAACGTTTGCT
This genomic interval from Bacillus cereus contains the following:
- a CDS encoding GerMN domain-containing protein, encoding MPKSTFKWVVGATVSAILLSGCGLLNQEKATEQIDPPKKVTYTEGEKKETAKKDKQGQTVNRELYLVDKNGYVVPQTIAMPTPKANEVVKQTLEYLVKDGPVTNLLPNGFRAVLPANTTMTLDLKKDGTAVIDFSKEMKNYSKEEERQIVESVAWTLTQFTEIKQVQFQINGEKLAKMPVAGTPLGEGVSRANGINFDDEQVADVTHTKPVTLYFMAQNNNKQQYYVPVTRRVVEGKENDYAAIIDELVKGPIHQSLLNDFNPGVKLITNPKLQNGNLTLNFNENIFANQDKSVISNYVLKSLVLSLTEKQGVKNVSIEVNGKANLMDEKGEKLTKPVDRPQNVNTGSF